One Bombina bombina isolate aBomBom1 chromosome 5, aBomBom1.pri, whole genome shotgun sequence DNA segment encodes these proteins:
- the LOC128659372 gene encoding uncharacterized protein LOC128659372 isoform X2, protein MVMTANNTQVANTLHIAHPPLATDNPDTSIGQSARQILSLLQGAIGSQSAAKARTTTATVMSGADAGVAGSIPAGAAATTSTAQQGSSGVALQNQQAGQPVTSMGQGPPAISHGTTPGVKRIWIVGHSFVHWASLRCASLPIGQSLGFPPNKASVRWLGDRGMCWPQLAGTISEALVRWGKPHILILHLGGNDVGAIPVLQLIKVMQADIGWLRVRIPGVMIGWSHIIPRLHWRHMSAHTAAYRVRKKINASLAKTVTGSGGFVVRHEAISADRTELYRRDKVHLSDVGLDLFIGDIQRALLPLL, encoded by the exons ATGGTGATGACTGCGAATAATACTCAGGTTGCAAACACGCTTCACATAGCTCATCCACCTcttgctactgataatccagacacatccattgggcaaagtgctcgccaaaTTCTATCTCTTTTGCAGGGAGCAATTGGATCACAAAGTGCAGCAAAAGCACGAACCACCACTGCCACAGTCATGAGCGGGGCAGATGCAGGAGTAGCAGGCAGCATTCCAGCAGGAGCAGCAGCCACCACTTCCACTGCACAGCAAGGGTCTTCAGGAGTCGCCCTCCAAAACCAGCAAGCAGGCCAGCCCGTTACCAGCATGggtcagggacctcctgccattagtcacg GCACTACCCCCGGAGTgaagcgaatctggattgtgggccactcctttgtccactgggcctccctacgctgtgcgtccctcccaaTTGGCCAATCCCTAGGCTTCCCTCCCAACAAGGCAtccgttaggtggttgggtgatagggggatgtgctggccccaattagcaggaaccatatctgaggccctggtacgctggggtaagcctcacattcttattcttcacctagggggtaacgatgtgggggccattccaGTTTTACAGTTGATCaaggttatgcaggcagacattgggtggctaagagtacgcatcccgggggtcatgatagggtggtcccatataataccccgtctccattggaggcatatgtcggcccatacggcggcataccgggttaggaagaagatcaatgcgtctTTAGCAAAAACCGTCACtgggtcaggtggcttcgtggtacggcacgaagccatttcggctgatagaaccgagctttatagaagggataaagttcacctttccgatgtggggctggatttattcataggggacattcagagagctctgttacccctcctgtaa
- the LOC128659372 gene encoding tyrosine recombinase XerD-like isoform X1: MVMTANNTQVANTLHIAHPPLATDNPDTSIGQSARQILSLLQGAIGSQSAAKARTTTATVMSGADAGVAGSIPAGAAATTSTAQQGSSGVALQNQQAGQPVTSMGQGPPAISHARPSWIALLPLVRSSLAPSTWHAYARMWSEWDNFCASRGADAAQGSRDTLHDWLVSLHASGVRQGAIQSKLAALSFFYRALSIPDPTNSFFIRQVVKGWGRSQQRKIDTREPITRERLERLLLALDVVCRSDFEALLFKTAFNLAFAAALRVSEVVAPSKQASGAGIQLQHIRAAPDSLLLFLPRSKTDQEGKGTWIPVHPQVNSACCPVNCVNLYLAQRPPVPGQFLVHADGRSLSKFQFGRVLKLAAVQAGLDASRLAPHSFRIGAATNAEQAGSSSEDIKRIGRWRSNCFRTYVRPIV, translated from the exons ATGGTGATGACTGCGAATAATACTCAGGTTGCAAACACGCTTCACATAGCTCATCCACCTcttgctactgataatccagacacatccattgggcaaagtgctcgccaaaTTCTATCTCTTTTGCAGGGAGCAATTGGATCACAAAGTGCAGCAAAAGCACGAACCACCACTGCCACAGTCATGAGCGGGGCAGATGCAGGAGTAGCAGGCAGCATTCCAGCAGGAGCAGCAGCCACCACTTCCACTGCACAGCAAGGGTCTTCAGGAGTCGCCCTCCAAAACCAGCAAGCAGGCCAGCCCGTTACCAGCATGggtcagggacctcctgccattagtcacg ctcgtccttcctggatagccttgcTTCCGTTGGTTCGCTCCTCAttagcaccatccacttggcacgcctatgcccgcatgtggtccgaatgggacaatttctgtgcgtccaggggagccgATGCTGCTCAGGGGTCTCGGGACACcttacatgattggctggtgagtttgcatgctTCTGGGGTCCGTCAGGGGGCAATACAATCCAAATTGGCCGCCctctcatttttctatagggcgttatccattcctgacccaaccaattccttttttattagacaggtggtcaagggttggggcagatcgcAGCAGCGAAAAATAGACACGCGCGAACCCATCACCCGCGAGCGCCTGGAGCGATTGCTCCTGGCGCTcgacgtggtctgtagatcagattttgaagctctactcttcaaaactgcgtttaatctggcctttgccgccgctcttagagttagcgaggtagtagcaccctccaagcagGCGTCAGGGGCGGGTATCCAACTACAGCATATTAGAGCAGCCCCTGATTCCTTACTTCTTTTCCTTCcgcgatcaaagacagatcaggagggaaagggaacctggatccccgttcaccctcaggtgaacagcgcatgctgcccggttaactgcgTTAACCTCTATCTGGCTCAAAGGCCGCCTGTCCCGGGACAATTTCTGGTCCACgcggacggcagatccctttccaaatttcagttcggtAGGGTCCTGAAGTTGGCGGCAGTCCAGGCGGGGCTGGACGCTAGCAGACTGGCcccgcactcttttcgcataggggcAGCGACTAACGCAGAGCAAGCAGGCTCCTCGAgcgaggacataaaacgtattgggcgttggcgctccaattgtttcagaacctatgtccgtccaattgtttaa